In Anaerolineales bacterium, the genomic stretch TGCCAGCCTTCGGCGCGCCGGGCGCGGATCTCCTCGGCCAGCCCAGGTGGATCAAAGAAGAGCACCCGGCCAGAGTCGAAGTCGATGAAGAACTTCAGGCCGGCGGCGCGCAGGAAGGAGCCGAAGCGTTGCCCGGGCTGGTAGGCGTTGTACCAATCGGGCAAGGCGTTGCCTTCGAAGGTGTTGAACAACAAGTAAGCATCCACCCGGACCGGCAGTCGGCCGGCTGCAGCCAGGTCGCGCAACTCATTCCACTCGGCCTCGTCCACCGCAAGCTCGGTGACGCCGGTCCAACCCTGGCGCAGGATTTCCTGAAAGGCCTCGTCGGGAGGGTCGAACCCCCACTTGTAGCGCTGGGATATTCGATGCGAGTGGCTGTCGATGAAGCCGGGCGTTAGCGTCCGGCCCTGAAGATCGACGGTGGTGGTCGCCGGGCCGGCCAGCGCCAGAATCTCGCTGTCGCTGCCGACGGACACGATCGAGTCGCCGGCCACGGCAATCGCCTGGGCTGCCGGGCGATCCTCCTCCATCGTCAGGAGATTGCCGTTGTGGAAGATGACGTCGGGGGGGCCGCCGGCGGCGACGGGTCCGGCAGCCGCCGGTGAACCATAGGCTTCCACCTCGCGCCACGCCACCCACGAGGGGCCCTCGGTCGTCTCGACCTTGAGGTAGCGCACGGCCGCCCAGACCGCGGTTGGGGAGACCTCGAGCGCCATGCCATCGGCCGTGGAGCCGCGGAACTCGTGGAGGAGGCGGTAGTCGCCGGCGTCGCCGCGGGCCCAAATTTGATGGACCGTCTCCCCCGCCGGGTCTTGCGCGGGCAGGAGGACAAGACGGTCAAGATCGAAGGAGGCGCCCAGATCAATCTCGATCCACTGCGCCGGGTGCGAGCCGGCCCCCCAGGTCGTCTCCGGGTCGCCGTCGATAGCGGCGCTCGGAGGCTGGTCGGCCAACGAGGCCGAGGCCCTTGCGGTCTTGCCGCGGGCGAGGTTCTCCGAGAGGAGGGCGGCTGCCGGGGTGGCATTGGCCGCGGTGCGGACGGTGGGTTCAACGACCGTTGGGACTTCATCCCGGCTCGCTGCGCGCGAGCTGCACCCGGCCAGGACCAGGACCAGCAGGGTGGCGATCGAAGCCACTCGAGCAGTGGTCTGCAATTCGAGGGAGCCGGCCTGCCTCATTGGTTGACCTCCGATTCTCGCCCCGCGAGCGGGGCGGCCATCCGGACGGTTTCGCAGGCGGCTCGCGCCGAGCGAAGACCGATCCCGTTCTGCCGCCAATTCGGCTGATCCGCACCGCGTGCCGGCTTGGGGTCATGGGTCGGAGAGACAACGATCACCGTCAGCGGCCCCAGCGGGCGCGGGAAGGAACTGGCCGGGCTTGCGGCCCGCAAGTCCGGCGCGTGTCGCCGGCCACCCCTTTGAACTCCACAGGGAGACGCCTGAGGTGTCACCCGCCCGAGCTCTGTATCTCGAACCAGTCGAAGTCGGCAAAGTTGCCCGCCGTCTTGGCCTGAGCGGCGATCAACCCCACCGAGACCGGGTTCCGGTCGACGCTGTGGGTGCCGAGCGGGACCCAGGTTGATCCGTCGGTCGAGTAGGTGGCGGCATAGCTGTCGCTCTGCCGCTCCAGGCGGAACAGGTAGTCGACGCCCAGCGAGCTCGGCGTGGCGAAGTTGCCGCCGACAGGAGTGCTGTTCTGGATGTTGTCGAAGTACAGCCCGTCGCCGAGGCATCCGTCCGACCCTGAGGGGACCCGACAGAAGCCGCGCCCGAGTTGCAGTACGCTGTGGTCGTCGAAGATGACGACCAGACCGGCGATCTCGAAGTTGCCGAACGGGCTGAAGCGCAGCCAGGTCTGTAAATCGAAGTCGCCCGGCGGCGCCGGCCGCACGAGTACGTTCGCCGGCGGGGTTGCGCTGAAGAAACTCCCCTTCGAGAGATTCAGGCGCAGCCAGCCGGGCATGTTGGACAGAGTCCAGCCGGGGGCGTCGTTCTGGTACCAGGTCCAGCCGGGATCCAGGGCCCCGTTGAAGTCGTCACGAAAGCCGGAGGAGGCAAGCTGCGGGATCGCGGTCGGCGCGGTCGCCGGCTGGGTAGGTGCCGCCTGCGTGGGCGCGACCGGGAGATTTGCAGGTCCAGCCTGGACGGACCTCACGGTCGGCTCGACGATCGTCGGCAGGAGCGCGGGATCACCGGCGGAAGGCGCCTGCGATGCCGAACAGGCATACAGGACGAAGGCCAGAGGAATGAGGGAGGTGGAGTGCCAAGCACCCCGCGTCACTAGAGTGAGCTTCAAGGCGAACCTCCATGGACGTCGGGCGGGACGAAGTGGCGAATGGTGGATTGGCAACGGAGTGGATGCCGTCTCCTGCTCAAGCAGAAGTTACGGAAAGGGACGATGCGCCCGCGGCTACATTCCCGGAGGCCCGGCGGACTCCGGCGATCTGGCGCCACCGGGAGGTGGCTATCCGTTGATGGATACATGCAGTTCCTTTGGCGAAGGAAGCGGCAGCCGACCGCCAGGGGTGCGTCCCCCAGGTACGCTGGCAGGCCGGCGTATGTGATGTATGGAGTGTACAAAGAAAACAAAGGTTGTCAATTAGGTAGGAGTACTGGACTTCTGGCTAGGGTACTGCTTTTCGGTCGACCGGGAGCCTTCGGCCGATCTGTCCGAGCGGAGTGTGCTAGCTGGCCCAGACTGAACAGCTTGTGCCAAGATGCACGAATGGGCTGGGGCGCTGTCTGCGAGGCAAGGGAATGGGCATCCGTGCGGAGATCACCGGCAAGCGCAGGGCGCTGCAGGCGCCGTGAGACTGAAACCTCTGCGCCGCCCCGGGTGTAGATTTCGAAGGCCGAGGCAAGGCACGCCGACGGCTGGGCCCAATCGGGCGAGCCGGGGCGGAAGGAGAGAAGGCGGGATCAGGCACTCTGCCTCGACGGCGGTTCAAGCGTTCCCGGTAGCCTTCGCCGGTCAGTTGCAGCATTGCACGGAGACGCGAGAAGCTCCCGGCGGCGTGAGGCGGCCCCTCGCTTGGCCGGGCGGGGAAAGGAGGGCGAACGGAAGGCGGGCGGGGGTCCTTCGGGGCGGTCGGCGGCGCTGCGTGGCGAAGCATTGAACGGTAGAATCGATTCGGAGGTGAAGCATGCTGAGTGAATTCCGGCAGTTCCTCTTGCGCGGCAATGCGGTCGATCTGGCCGTAGCCGTGGTCATGGGCGCCGCCTTCACTGCCATCTTCAACTCGCTGTCAACGACATTGTCATGCCGCTCGTCGGCCTGATGGCGGGTGGGATCGACTTCACACAGTTGAGTCCGACGGCCGGCAGCGCCATCGTCGCCTAGGCTACCTTCCTGCAGGCGATCGTCAACTTCCTGGTTGTCGGCACGGTGCTCTTCCCGGCCGTGCGAGCGGTCACCCGCCGCCACAAGAAGCAGCAGACCGCACGGGCTGAGCCGCCGCCTGAGGAGCACCTGTCGACGGGACCGCGATCTGCTCAAAGAAGGGCGGGGGCGCTTGCTTGACTTGCGGAGCCAGCGCACGCCAAGTGGACTAAGGAAGGAGGTCAAATGAGCTTCAAAGTGCATCGCCACGTATCTGGCGGACCGGATCAGATCATCGGAAGGGTCGATCCGGATGGCAAGATCTACCGCTCGACCCCAGGGCGGGACGATTACCTCGGACGCGTCGATCAGGCCAGCGGGCGGATCTACGTCGCCGAGCTTGGACCGGATGAGTACGTCGCCCGGGCGCACCTGGAGGACGGCAAGGTCTTCGAACATCGCCCCGCGGCTCGGGATCACTACATTGGGCGGGTCGACCATGCCCGCCGTCTGTATCAGCCCCGCCGATGGCGCTCGGACGTGTATCTCGGACGGGTCGATGAGGCCGCTTCGCTGGCGTTGGCCGGGGCAGCC encodes the following:
- a CDS encoding amidohydrolase family protein, translated to MRQAGSLELQTTARVASIATLLVLVLAGCSSRAASRDEVPTVVEPTVRTAANATPAAALLSENLARGKTARASASLADQPPSAAIDGDPETTWGAGSHPAQWIEIDLGASFDLDRLVLLPAQDPAGETVHQIWARGDAGDYRLLHEFRGSTADGMALEVSPTAVWAAVRYLKVETTEGPSWVAWREVEAYGSPAAAGPVAAGGPPDVIFHNGNLLTMEEDRPAAQAIAVAGDSIVSVGSDSEILALAGPATTTVDLQGRTLTPGFIDSHSHRISQRYKWGFDPPDEAFQEILRQGWTGVTELAVDEAEWNELRDLAAAGRLPVRVDAYLLFNTFEGNALPDWYNAYQPGQRFGSFLRAAGLKFFIDFDSGRVLFFDPPGLAEEIRARRAEGWQLALKTIGAWSHQLALDAIELAEGGEQARDARYRFEHALAQTSAQQERMARLGVIASIQPGVIGVVSSWPDVQTVIVEQGAENVSNWRGLVDAGVLMAGSPLNPDGVSDEYTTASHMSPMGVMYRGATQIGLAGRPPEPWMVEHALSVEEILPLLTIDAAYSIFQEDTRGSLTPGKLADLVILSADPRAVPIEDLLEIESLMTMVGGEVAWCAPGAQALCSGATGPASTPPPAGTSAAGWPVLQVGSQGPEVAALQYLLRHHGQSLPADGLFGPVTEQAVRTFQSQRGLGVDGLVGGQTWPALVQGVVVQFGSSGDAVRAAQHLLLEKAGYGEIVVDGLFGRGTEAAVKAFQADHGLTADGMVGASQTWPALISMQP
- a CDS encoding MscL family protein yields the protein MLSEFRQFLLRGNAVDLAVAVVMGAAFTAIFNSLSTTLSCRSSA